In the Candidatus Bathyarchaeia archaeon genome, TGACACCGAAACCACAGATGAACATCGCCGCCAACGCCAGCAAAACAATGCCAGAAGGTTTAACCAGCGCTAAACCCTCAGCCACATATGTCATATCAAGGGTGCCAGTGAGACCGTAAAGGAAAGACATCGCGTAGAGAAATAGGATCGAACCGAAGGTGCTCATCACGAGATATTTGAAGCTTGCCTCAACAGGCTCCCAGTGATGTTTACGGTAGGCTACGAGGACATAAGCGGATATAGACATTACCTCCCAGAAGATGAAGAGGTTGAAGAGGTCGCCGGCAAAAGAGACACCAACCATGCCTCCAACCATAGCGAGAAGGAGCGCGTAGTATTTCTCCACACCTATGTCGTGCTCCATATACTTCAACGAGTACACCGCCACCAGAAGACCAACCCCCACGAAAAGGTACGCCATGAAGATGCTTAGATGGTCGGCACGATAGCTAACCCCTAGAGGCGGGCTATATGCCGCCAGATGATAGACCACAACTTTGCTTGGTGAAGCCTCAACATACCCTTGAAGCCTATGTATATAATATACGGTTACCGCGAGTACGCTTATGGAGAAGAGGTCCTTCAACTTCTCTAGACGAAATGCTCTCCCAAACAGAGCTACGATCGGAACTAACATCGCACCGGCTACGAGTGTGATAATTGGGAATAACGCTGGTACGGTTATAGCTTACCACCTCAGCCTTCGAAGCTTTTTTACGTCAAGGGTAGCATAATGCCTATAAGCATTTATGACGAGGAGAACCGCTATAGTGGCCACAGCAGCGGCTATCACGATCGAGACAATAACTACACTCTGAGCTAATGCGTCTGTGAATGGTGGGGACGAGATCGCGAACCCAAGAGCTACAAAGTTTAGATGGACTGCGGACG is a window encoding:
- a CDS encoding NADH-quinone oxidoreductase subunit K, whose product is MVLEASWYMVAAVGLFILGTYCITVKRNMIKIVIGIEILTSAVHLNFVALGFAISSPPFTDALAQSVVIVSIVIAAAVATIAVLLVINAYRHYATLDVKKLRRLRW